From Piscinibacter gummiphilus:
CCTGGTCAACAAGCTGACCAGCGGCGGTGTGGCCTACAGCATCGGCTCGGTGACGGTGCGCGGCGGCTACTCGAGCGCCGACAACGAGTACGACGACTACTCGCTGGTGGCCGGCGCGTACAAGGCCGCGGCCTACGACATCGGCGCCGACTTCGGCTTCGGCCCCGCTGCGGTGTCGGTCGACTATGTGGCGCGTGACCTGAAGAGCTCGTCGAACGACTCGCACTTCTTCCGCGTGCTCGGCAAGTACAACCTCTCGAAGCGCACGCAGGTGAATGCCAACGTGGTGGCGATGAAGAACAAGGGCACGGCCACCGAGAGCTTCTATGGCCTGGCCGCGGGCGCCAAGAGCCAGAACGTCTTCACCCTCGGCCTCAGCCATTCGTTCTGACACCTGACACGGCGGGCCTGATGAGCACCCCTACCTCACCGCCCCAAGCCGAGAGGCCGCGCGGCGGGCTCTCGGCCTGGGCGCAGGCCACGCCGTTCACCCTGGTCTTCGTGCTCTTCCTCGTGCTGCCGCTGGTGCTGGTGGCGATCGTCAGCTTCTGGCGCGCCACCGACTACGAGCTGATCCCCGCCTTCACCGCGCAGAACTACATCGAGGTCTTCAACGGCTGCGGCTCCACCTCGGAGCTGTGTGTCACGCTGAAGACCTACCTCTCCACGCTCAAGTTCTGCTTCCTCGTCTGGCTGATCACGCTCGTGATCGGCTTCGTGGTCGCGTACTTCCTCGCCTTCCATGTGCGCTCGGTGGGCGCGCAGACGCTGCTCTTCATCCTGTGCACCATCCCGTTCTGGACGTCCAACGTGATCCGCATGATCTCGTGGGTGCCGCTGCTCGGGCGCAACGGCGTGGTGAACCAGGCGCTGATCGGCGCCAACGTCATCGAGACGCCCATCGAGTGGCTGCTCTTCAGCGACTTCTCGGTGGTGCTGGCCTTCGTGCACCTGTACACGATGTTCATGATCGTGCCCATCTTCAACTCGATGATGCGCATCGACCGCGCGCTGCTCGAAGCCGCCCGCGACAACGGCGCCACCGGCTGGCAGACGGTGTGGAACGTGATCGTGCCGCTGTGCCGCACCGGCATCGTCATCGGCTCCATCTTCGTCATCACCATCGTGATGGGCGACTTCGTCACCATCGGCGTGATGGGCGGGCAGCAGATCGCCTCGGTCGGCAAGATCATCCAGGTGCAGACGAGCTACCTCCAGTTCCCGATGGCGGCGGCCAATGCGGTGATCCTGCTCATCGTCACGCTGATGATGATCTGGGGGCTCACGAAGCTCGTCGACATCCGAAAGGAGCTGTGATGCAGGAAGGCAAGCGCCCCGGCAGCTTCTACGCCCTCGCGGCCGTGTTCGGCGCCTTTGTGCTGTTTCTCTACGGCCCGATGTTCACGATCTTCGTGCTGAGCTTCCAGGGTCCGGAGGGGGGCCTCACCTTCCCGATGCGCGGCGTGTCCTTCCACTGGTTCGCCAAGTTGTGGGAAGGCATGGGCGTGGTCGACATCGCCGCCGCCTTCCGCCGCTCGGTGGCACTCGGCATCGTGGTGATGCTGTGCACCGTGCTGCTCTCGCTCGGCGCAGGCCTCGCGTTCCGCAAGAAGTTCAAGGGCTCGGGCCTGCTCTTCTACACCTCGGTGGCCAGCCTCATCATGCCGTCGATCGTGGTGTCGCTCGGCATCGGCCTGCAATTCCGCCTGATCGACACGCTGCTCAAGAGCGGGCTCGAAACCATCGGCCTCGGCAGCTGGCTCGAAAGTTATGGCACTGCGATGGGCCTCTATACCTCGGCCCTCGGCGCGCACCTCACCTGGACGCTGCCCTTCGGCCTGCTCATCATGCTGGCCGTCTTCAACCGCTTCAACCCGGCCTACGAAGAAGCGGCTGACGACCTGGGCGCCACACCCTGGCAGAGCTTCCGTCACGTGGTGCTGCCGCTCATCGCCCCGAGCCTCGTGGGCGTGGGCATGTTCGGCTTCACGCTCAGCTGGGACGAGATCGCCCGCACCTCGCAGGCCATCGGCGACGTGAACACGTTGCCGCTCGAGTTGCAGGGCCTCACCAGCACCGTCACCACCCCGGCGATCTATGCGCTGGGCACGGTGACGACCGTGGTGTCGTTTGCGGTGATGGGTGGCACGCTGCTGCTCATCCGCCTTCTCAAGCGCCAGCCCGTGCGCGCGTGACAATGCCGCATGCCCAGCCGTCCGCGCAAGACAGAGACTGACGAAACCGGCCCCGTGATGGCCGCCGACCGCGTCTACGACGCGATCTACGCCGCCGTGGTCGACCACCGCCTGGCCCCCGGCACCCGCCTGCGCGAGGAGGAGCTGGCCGAGACCTTCGCCGTCTCGCGCACCCTGGTGCGCCAGGCCCTGCACAAGCTCGCACAAGACAACGTGATCGTGCTGCGCCCCAACCGCGGCGCACAGGTGCCCGAGCCCACGCGCCGCGACGGCGAGCATGTGTTCGATGCACGGCGTGTGGTCGAGTGCGAGGTCGCGCGGCGGCTCGTGGGCAGGTTGAGCGCGGCGCAGCTGGCCGAGCTGAAGCAGATCGTCGAGGCCGAGGCGCGTGCCACCAAGTCGCAAAACAAGCAGGAGGCCATCCGCCTGTCTGGCGAGTTCCACCTGAAGCTCGCGCAGATGAGCGGCAACCCGATCTTCGTGAGGCTGCTCGAAGAGCTCTTGCCCACGACCTCGTTGCTGATGGCGCTCTACAAGGCCCCCGGCGAGCCGATGTGCGTGGCGCACAGCCACAAGAGCCTGTTGCAGGTGATCGGCAAGGGCGACTCGGCCGCGGCGGCTGGCACCGAGATGCGCCGGCACCTCAACGAGATCGAACGCTCGCTCTCGCAGCCGGCCTCGCGTGCGCCGGTGCCGCTGCGCGACGTCTTCAAGCCCTACCGCCCGGCGGCCTGAACGCGGCGCGCTTGGTATAAGAAAAACATCGTCGAACGAAAGACAAATAAGATTTCCGTGATCGATGCGGCGCCGCTACCGTGCGGGCCTTCTATCCATCACGGGGTGTTTGTCGATGAAGGCGGTGCTGAAGTGGGTGATCGGCGGCGCTGCCGTGCTGGCGGCTGGTGCCGCCTTTTTGGCCTGGCAGGACCGGCCGCTGGACCCGGCCGCCGTGCCGGGCCTGGCCGACGTTCCGGCCGAGTGGCCGGTGGCGCGCCCACCGAAGGGGCTTGCGGTTTCGGTGCTGCGCACGGGGGAATCGGCCGGCACGCTCGAAGCGCTGGTCGTGGCCGGCGGCAGCTGGTTCACGCCGCGCCGGCCGGTGCACTCGGCGGTGCTGGTGCGCCACCCGCAGGGCACGCTGCTCTTCGACACCGGCCTCGGCCGCCAGGTGGCGCAACAGTTCGCCGTCAATGGTGTGATCGACCGCGAGTTCTTCGGCTACCGCGCCGAGGAGCCGGCCGCCGATCAGCTCGCCCGCCACGGCGTGGCGGCGGCCAGCCTCATGGCCATCGTGCCTTCGCACATGCACTGGGACCACGTGAGCGGCCTGCCCGACTTCCCCGACACCGAGGTCTGGATGCAGCCCGCCGAGCGCGAACACGCGGCGCTCGGCCACCCGCCGGCGTTCATCCAGAGCCAGTTCAGCGGGGTGAAGCGCTGGCGTGAGCTGAGCTTCATCGCCGAGCCGTACATGGGCTTCGCTGGCCGGCGCGACGTGTTCGGCGATGGCTCGGTGGTGCTGGTGCCGCTGGCCGGCCACACCGCGGGTCATGTGGGCCTCTTTGTCCACCTGCCCTCCGGGCGGCGCTACTTCTTCACCGGCGACGTGACCTGGACGCTCGAGGGCCTGCAGCGCGCCGCCGACCGGCCCTGGATCACCCGCAAGGCCGTGAAGCTCGACCACGACAACGCCGACAACCGCCGCGCCATCGTGCAGATCCACCGCCTGATGCAGCGCCACCCGCAGCTCACCGTGGTGCCGGCGCACGACGAGCATGTCGCGCGCACGCTGCCGCGCTTTCCGGCCGTGCAGGAGTGACGGGGCGATGCTGAGCCTGCGCAACCTGCGCTACTTCTGCGCCGCCTTCGAAGAGCGCAGCACGGTGGGTGCGGCGCGCGTCTGCTTCGTCACGCAGCCGGCGATCTCGGGTGCCATCGCGC
This genomic window contains:
- a CDS encoding MBL fold metallo-hydrolase; this translates as MKAVLKWVIGGAAVLAAGAAFLAWQDRPLDPAAVPGLADVPAEWPVARPPKGLAVSVLRTGESAGTLEALVVAGGSWFTPRRPVHSAVLVRHPQGTLLFDTGLGRQVAQQFAVNGVIDREFFGYRAEEPAADQLARHGVAAASLMAIVPSHMHWDHVSGLPDFPDTEVWMQPAEREHAALGHPPAFIQSQFSGVKRWRELSFIAEPYMGFAGRRDVFGDGSVVLVPLAGHTAGHVGLFVHLPSGRRYFFTGDVTWTLEGLQRAADRPWITRKAVKLDHDNADNRRAIVQIHRLMQRHPQLTVVPAHDEHVARTLPRFPAVQE
- a CDS encoding ABC transporter permease; this translates as MQEGKRPGSFYALAAVFGAFVLFLYGPMFTIFVLSFQGPEGGLTFPMRGVSFHWFAKLWEGMGVVDIAAAFRRSVALGIVVMLCTVLLSLGAGLAFRKKFKGSGLLFYTSVASLIMPSIVVSLGIGLQFRLIDTLLKSGLETIGLGSWLESYGTAMGLYTSALGAHLTWTLPFGLLIMLAVFNRFNPAYEEAADDLGATPWQSFRHVVLPLIAPSLVGVGMFGFTLSWDEIARTSQAIGDVNTLPLELQGLTSTVTTPAIYALGTVTTVVSFAVMGGTLLLIRLLKRQPVRA
- a CDS encoding GntR family transcriptional regulator; protein product: MPSRPRKTETDETGPVMAADRVYDAIYAAVVDHRLAPGTRLREEELAETFAVSRTLVRQALHKLAQDNVIVLRPNRGAQVPEPTRRDGEHVFDARRVVECEVARRLVGRLSAAQLAELKQIVEAEARATKSQNKQEAIRLSGEFHLKLAQMSGNPIFVRLLEELLPTTSLLMALYKAPGEPMCVAHSHKSLLQVIGKGDSAAAAGTEMRRHLNEIERSLSQPASRAPVPLRDVFKPYRPAA
- a CDS encoding ABC transporter permease, with the protein product MSTPTSPPQAERPRGGLSAWAQATPFTLVFVLFLVLPLVLVAIVSFWRATDYELIPAFTAQNYIEVFNGCGSTSELCVTLKTYLSTLKFCFLVWLITLVIGFVVAYFLAFHVRSVGAQTLLFILCTIPFWTSNVIRMISWVPLLGRNGVVNQALIGANVIETPIEWLLFSDFSVVLAFVHLYTMFMIVPIFNSMMRIDRALLEAARDNGATGWQTVWNVIVPLCRTGIVIGSIFVITIVMGDFVTIGVMGGQQIASVGKIIQVQTSYLQFPMAAANAVILLIVTLMMIWGLTKLVDIRKEL